Genomic segment of Ralstonia pickettii:
CCTGCTCGATCCATCGCCGGATGCGTTTGTGGTCAATCTCCTTAACGGCTGGTTTCCCGAGCTGTTCGACTGGCAGGACAAGCTGACGGCGCACCCGGAAGCACTGCAGCGCCAGGAACTGCTGGAAGCGCTCATCACCGCTTGCAGCTGGATCGGCACGGGGCTGCTGGCCAGCGTGGCCATGCGCCGTGGTGCGCCCATGCTGCGGCTGCTGGCTGCGCTGCTGGCCGGCGCGCTGCTGGTCAAGGCGGGGGCGACGGTGCTGCAGTTTCCGCTGGGCGGCGCGTGGGATTGGCTTTCCTCCGGTGCGCGATTCGGGTTGATTGTCGGCTCGCTGGTGCTCGTGCTGTTGGTGCGGCTGCCGCGCTGGTTGCGCGGCGCGCTGGCCATGACGTTGCTGATTGCGCTGATCGTTCTGTCCAACGTCTTGCCGCCGAGCCCGTATTCGTGGGTGTCCGCGCAAAGCTGGCGGCTGGGGCGTTTCGTCCATTTCAACAGCCTGTCGCAATGGATCGGCTGGCTGTGGCCGTTTCTCGGCCTCGGCTATCTCGCCTGGCGCGCCGAGCAGACGCAGCTGCAGCGGCGCGCCGGACGTCACGCGCGTTGAGTGCCCGCCGCAGCAGATGCGGGATGCGGTGAGGCAGCGCGCCGCACCGCGATCAGCGCTGCCAGCGCCGCAAGATACATTGCCGCCATGGCGACAAAACCCGCGCGCCACCCAAACAAGCCCGTCGACAATGCTGCCACGCCCAGGCCGATGAGCGCGCCGCCCTTGGCTGCGCTGCTGCACAACCCCAACGCAAAGCCTTGGCGGTGTTCCGGGCTGGTTTCCACCACCAGGCTATTGAGCACCGGCAGCAGGCCGCCCAGGCACAGGCCCCACGCCAGGCGCGCAGCAATGAATGCGTTTTCTCCTTGCGCAATGCCCTGCCAGAGCGCGGTGAGGCCGCAGACAGCGGTCAACGCACAGACGCGCCCCAGCGTGACATGCACGGGCAGGCTCGCAAAACGCTTTGCCCACCAGCGCGCAGACAGCGCCAGTGTCGCGGCCGTGGCACTGTAGGCCAAGCCTGCCAGCATCACCGACCCATGCAGCGTCTCCGTGATGTAGGGTGCAAGAAAGCCTTGCGGCATGACGCGCGCCGCCTGCACTGCCACCATGCCCAGCAGCAGCCCGATCACCAGGCCACCCAGCGGAGCGCGACCTGCCCGGCGAGCGTCGGCGTCCTGGTGGATCTCGGACGTTGGAGCGGGCTTGATGGCGGGCAGACAGAACATCGCCAGCGGAATGCACGCCAGGATCACCGCAGCGCCCGCCGTGTTCGCCATGCGGAAGCCCATCCACCCCACGAGCCACGCACCGACGGGCGGCGCCATGAAGCTGCCGCACGCCGTGACGGTCTGCAGATCGGCGAAGACGCGCCGGCGCATGTCGGCAGGTGCCACGCGCATCGCGTAGATCTGTGCGGCTGCCAGAAAGCCGGCCAGTCCGCCTTGCACGGTGCGCGCCAGCAGCACGCTGGCCGCCGAGTCCGCATAGACCGACCACAGCTGCGACGCTGCCAGCGCGATGAGCGCTCGCAGGATCATCGGCTTGGGTCCGACGCGATCAGCCAGGCGGCCCCACCAGGGCGCGGTGATGAGCGTGGCGGCCATCGGCGCGAAGTACGCTGCGCTCGCCACCCATGCGAACGGCACACGCGGCACCGGCGACAGCTCGCGCAGGAACAGTGGCCAGAACGGCCCCGTCATTTCCATCGCGCCCATTGAAAGGGCCTGGATGACGAGGAGCCACCGAATGGCCCCGCGCCACGCGTCCACGGGCGTTGCGGAGCTCATGTTCGAACCGCGTCGGCCAGCGGGTTAGGCAGCGCGGCGTGCATGTCGTCGGACTGGTCGCGCAGGCGCATGCGGACGAACGTCTTGAACGACCATGGCGCTTCGAGCAGCGCGTGACGCTCCTGCTTCCAGGTGTCGGCATCCAGCGCCGAGCGGTTTGCCTCGAACACGGCCTGCATGGCGTCATGCCACTGGCGTAGCCCGACGGCGCTACCGCGTTCGGGAAACAGCGCCAGCGCCAGCTCACCGATATGGCACAGCAGGAAGGCGTGGATCAGCTTCTTGCGCGGGATGTCCCGATCGGGATACGTGGTGTGGCCGGCACGGAACGGCGTGATCGAGAAGCCTTGCGCCTGCAGCGCCGGCAGGGCGATCTTCACGTCGCCAAAGTCTCGCACCACCAGGCGCACCGGCATGCCGCCCTCGTCGATGACGACGAAGGTGTTCTGCTGATGCGCCTCCAACGCAATGCCGTAACGCAGATAGAGGCCGACGATGGCCGGAATGGCGACGTGCAGGTACGCATCGAAAAAGCGCGCAGCCCGCTCGGCGCGCGTGCCGTCGGCCTGGCGCGCCAGCACGGTGTCGAGCAGCAGCGGTGCTGCTGCGTGCGTCATGTCGGCGGTGAAGTCGGGCGTGAAGAGGGCGCCGACCGGCAGCAGCCGTTCGTTGCCGGCAATGCGTGCGGTCGGGTTGTCGCGCACGATCATCGAGAGATGCCGGGCGCGATCGTCGTCGGTGCCGGCCAAGTGGATGCCATGGCGCTCCGGCACGATTGATAGGACGCTCGCCAATGCTGCGTCGTTCGCGAGGATGCGTTCCAGCAGCGCACTCACGCGCGGGCCCATCACGGCCGATTTGGGCGATACGGTGCGCTCAACGCTGGTCAGCCGCATGCTGACCGGCAGCTTGAGCATCGGGCCGCCCGGCGCGTCGGTCGCGGCCACGGTGCGGAATGACATCGTTGGCCGGGCGGCAATGTTGATGTCCGGCAAACGGATCAATTCGCCTGCGGCAAATTCTGCGGCGAAAGTCTCGCCGAGTGTCGTGTCGCGCTGCCAAGGGTGAACCGGCAGCGGCAGCCATGCTTCGGGCGCAAGCTGGCGCGCCAACAGGGCTTTGCGAAACGCCGCCATGGTCTCCGGGAACGTCGCCGCGAACCAATTGGCGTACGGCTGCACACCGTCCATCGACGTGACCTGCAGTCGGTGCGCCGCCACCGCCACCACGCCGATGGGCACCTGTGCCTCGAACTCTGGCGACAGCGCAATCACCTGGTCGGGAGCCAGTCCCAGCCGTGTCTTGTAGGCCGGATGCCACGGGTGGCCGCCGGTGCCCCACTGCTCGGTGCGCGCCAAGGCGAGGGGCGTGCCGTCGCCGCAGAGCAGGGCCAGCGCGTCTTGCCACGCGGCGGTGCGGTGCTCGGCAGCGAGACGTGCGCCCCAGGCGAGTCGATAGGCCTGGCACAGCGTGTCGTTGTCCTGGCTGTTGTCGAGTTCTGCCGCGAGCCGGCCGATGGCGGCGAGGCGATGGGCCTCGGCGGCATCGCCCATGTCCAGCATGGGCGCGAGCCAGTGGAGCAGGGCTGATGGATGTTCAATCGGCGTCGGCGGGCGCTCGTGCGCCAGCACGGCGACATCGCCCGTCAGCGTCCAGCTTCCTAGCGCGCCGGGCCGCAGCCCGGTAAAGCGCAACAGCACGCGCTGCTGCCAGATGGGCAGCAAGGTCACATCGGCCCGTGTATCGGCGATGAGTTGATCTGCGCTGAGCAGCGCTTCACGAAACAGCGCCTGCAGCAGGCGCGACAGCACGCGGCGGCGTGCCAACTGCTGCGCTGTCGACCAATGTTCGGTCCGCACGCCGGCTTCGCGCAGCGCAGGAATGGATTCAAGGCGGAGGTTGCCGGCCGCAACGGCAGCGGATGCGGTTGCGGTGTGGGCGGCGGTATCAGATCGTCGTTGCACGAGGGCTCCTACGGGACATGAGCGTGTGCAGGCGAGCGGGGCTCGGCCCTGCAGCACAGGGGGGGTCCAGATGTAGGGGCCGCTTCAGAGACAGGCGGGAATATCACGCTCCCATGGGCCAGCAGCCGGGAGGTGCGTTCTTCTACGGAGGTGCGCGATGCGGGCAGTTGGGTCGGCTACGCGAAGGCACCATTTGGTGCGCTGCAGTGTAGGTGAGAATGATTCGCACTTGCAACAAAAATCCATCAATCCAATGGGGGATGGGACGGTGCCGGCGCGAGTCGTCTTCACGTAACCGACATGAATCCTTTCTACCGTAGCGCGTGTTGAGCGGACGGCGCGCGCTGCACAGTCCGGCTCGCTGATGTCATCAGGAGGTCATCCGTGTCTGCAAGCCAAGACGCCAACGCTCCTCATCGATTGCCCGTGGTGTCTGCAGGCGCAGCCGCGCTGTCTGCGCTTGCGTTGAGCGGTGGCGATGCGGCTGATCCTCATGTGCCTCTCGTGATCCACACCGTCGACTGACTGCGTTCGCTCGCGCTCAGTCAGGCGTTGCCCCGTGTTGTCCCCCCCAACCTCCCAAATACACAGACATCAGGACGAGAACATGACCTCCAACAGTCGCCGTGGTTTTCTCCGTTCCGCTGCCCAACTGGCTGCTGCCTCCGCAGCCATGGGCGCGGTGCCCGAAGGCATTCGCCAGGCGCTGGCGATTCCCGCCCATAACGCGCACCGCAACATCGAGGACGTGCAGCACATCGTGATCCTCATGCAGGAAAACCGCTCGTTCGACCATTACTTCGGCACGCTCCGCGGCGTGCGTGGGTATGGCGATACGCGCACCGTCACGCTGCCGAGCGGCAAGAGCGTGTGGCATCAGCCGGTGGCCGGTGGCGTGGGCGAAGTGCTGCCGTTCCGCCCGAGTGCGCCCGATCTGGGCCTGCAGTTCCTGCAAGACTTGCCGCACGGCTGGAACGACACGCACCTTGCCGTCAACGGCGGCCGCTATGACGGCTGGGTCCCGCACAAGGGCACCACGACGATGGCGTATCTCACACGCCAGGACATTCCGTTCCACTACGCCCTGGCCGACGCCTTCACCATTTGCGACGCCTATCA
This window contains:
- a CDS encoding NRPS-independent rhizoferrin synthetase — protein: MQRRSDTAAHTATASAAVAAGNLRLESIPALREAGVRTEHWSTAQQLARRRVLSRLLQALFREALLSADQLIADTRADVTLLPIWQQRVLLRFTGLRPGALGSWTLTGDVAVLAHERPPTPIEHPSALLHWLAPMLDMGDAAEAHRLAAIGRLAAELDNSQDNDTLCQAYRLAWGARLAAEHRTAAWQDALALLCGDGTPLALARTEQWGTGGHPWHPAYKTRLGLAPDQVIALSPEFEAQVPIGVVAVAAHRLQVTSMDGVQPYANWFAATFPETMAAFRKALLARQLAPEAWLPLPVHPWQRDTTLGETFAAEFAAGELIRLPDINIAARPTMSFRTVAATDAPGGPMLKLPVSMRLTSVERTVSPKSAVMGPRVSALLERILANDAALASVLSIVPERHGIHLAGTDDDRARHLSMIVRDNPTARIAGNERLLPVGALFTPDFTADMTHAAAPLLLDTVLARQADGTRAERAARFFDAYLHVAIPAIVGLYLRYGIALEAHQQNTFVVIDEGGMPVRLVVRDFGDVKIALPALQAQGFSITPFRAGHTTYPDRDIPRKKLIHAFLLCHIGELALALFPERGSAVGLRQWHDAMQAVFEANRSALDADTWKQERHALLEAPWSFKTFVRMRLRDQSDDMHAALPNPLADAVRT
- a CDS encoding rhizoferrin export MFS transporter; the protein is MSSATPVDAWRGAIRWLLVIQALSMGAMEMTGPFWPLFLRELSPVPRVPFAWVASAAYFAPMAATLITAPWWGRLADRVGPKPMILRALIALAASQLWSVYADSAASVLLARTVQGGLAGFLAAAQIYAMRVAPADMRRRVFADLQTVTACGSFMAPPVGAWLVGWMGFRMANTAGAAVILACIPLAMFCLPAIKPAPTSEIHQDADARRAGRAPLGGLVIGLLLGMVAVQAARVMPQGFLAPYITETLHGSVMLAGLAYSATAATLALSARWWAKRFASLPVHVTLGRVCALTAVCGLTALWQGIAQGENAFIAARLAWGLCLGGLLPVLNSLVVETSPEHRQGFALGLCSSAAKGGALIGLGVAALSTGLFGWRAGFVAMAAMYLAALAALIAVRRAASPHPASAAAGTQRA